The window CGCGGTGGTGGGCGAAGCCATCACCCGGGCCATCGAGCGGGCCACCGAGCAGAAGAAGCCGCTCATCATCGTTTCCGCCTCGGGTGGCGCGCGCATGATGGAAGGCGTCGTCAGCCTGATGCAGATGGTCAAGATCTCGGCCGCGCTCGCCCGCCTGGACGAAGCCAAGCTGCCCTACATCTCCGTGCTCACCGACCCGACCACCGGCGGCGTCACCGCTTCCTACGCCATGCTGGGCGACTTGAATATCGCTGAGCCGGGCGCGCTCATCGGCTTCGCCGGGCCGCGCGTCATCGAGCAGACCATCCGCCAGAAGCTGCCGGAAGGCTTCCAGCGCGCCGAGTTCCTGCTGCAGCACGGCATGCTCGACGGCGTGGTCCACCGCAAGGAGATGAAGGCCTATATCGCCCGCGCCCTGAACTTCATGATGGCGAACGGGAAACCGAGCCACTAGTAATTGGCAATTCGCT of the Terriglobales bacterium genome contains:
- the accD gene encoding acetyl-CoA carboxylase, carboxyltransferase subunit beta; the encoded protein is MAWFKRETGDLEPTGEKRVRTEGLWVKCEGCRQIIWKKDLEANWNVCPKCDRHFRIDARTRLALLLDDDKYETFDTNLASTDPLKFVDVRSYAERLRKTQSVTGLKDAVINAAGTLEGRPVIMSSMEYSFIGGSMGAVVGEAITRAIERATEQKKPLIIVSASGGARMMEGVVSLMQMVKISAALARLDEAKLPYISVLTDPTTGGVTASYAMLGDLNIAEPGALIGFAGPRVIEQTIRQKLPEGFQRAEFLLQHGMLDGVVHRKEMKAYIARALNFMMANGKPSH